The Synergistes jonesii genomic sequence TATGGGCGCTATCGTCGCCGGCATAGCCTACGTCGTGCTGCCGTGGTCGTTCATGATTCTGATACGCTCGAGGGAGCTAGGCGCGATGTTTTTGGCGACGCTTTTCCTTTGCACTTGGAGCTGCGACGTCGCCGCCTACTTCGTAGGCAGCCGCTTCGGCAGGACGCTTCTCTGCAGCCGCGTGAGCCCACATAAGACGTGGGAGGGCTTCATCGGCGGAGCGGCCGCGAGCTTTATGTGCGGCGGCCTGATGGCGCTGATATTTTCCTTCCCGCCGATGCCGCTGCTTCTGATGGGCCTGCTCTGCGGTGTCGCCGGGCAGCTTGGCGACCTCGGCGAATCGGTGCTGAAGCGCGAGGCCGGAGTCAAGGACACCGGCAGCCTGATACCCGGACACGGCGGCTTGCTTGACAGATTCGACAGCATCCTCGTGAACGGGACTCTCGCCTTCGTCATCTTCGAGCTAGTGGGGTAAGATGGAAAAGAAAATCAGGC encodes the following:
- a CDS encoding phosphatidate cytidylyltransferase translates to MGKLRDFLLSSPELKLRTVSSIFIVLLVIGGILLGGFWWSAIVVLIATLSLREFYKLQSERISSSPLLLLLSGLCILLGTAFGFMSVSAILCSISAVAFIALFLEVLRHQVSGESDALASMGAIVAGIAYVVLPWSFMILIRSRELGAMFLATLFLCTWSCDVAAYFVGSRFGRTLLCSRVSPHKTWEGFIGGAAASFMCGGLMALIFSFPPMPLLLMGLLCGVAGQLGDLGESVLKREAGVKDTGSLIPGHGGLLDRFDSILVNGTLAFVIFELVG